From Saccharothrix espanaensis DSM 44229, the proteins below share one genomic window:
- a CDS encoding DUF2470 domain-containing protein, which produces MTENRRPPAPHPAERARTIAARGGRAALLPSDGTEHRVVPVLHHVHARGDATIVLPDEHPLTGAARGTEITAMLEIADHAAVQLREPVRGLLWITGWLRTLDPREARTACLDVADERPDPRLLDVGHGASVLRLSPASLVVADAEGTTSLRPELFAQADPDPFHRQEDHWLRHLELSHRDVVGLLAGHLPEQLRGGHVRPLGLDRFGLRLRVETTEEDHDVRIAFSRPVSTAGELAVELRRLMGCPFLAQRG; this is translated from the coding sequence GTGACCGAGAACCGTCGACCGCCCGCCCCGCACCCGGCGGAGCGCGCGCGCACCATCGCCGCCCGGGGCGGGCGCGCGGCCCTGTTGCCGTCGGACGGCACGGAGCACCGGGTGGTCCCGGTGCTGCACCACGTGCACGCCCGCGGTGACGCCACGATCGTGCTGCCGGACGAGCACCCGCTGACCGGCGCGGCGCGCGGCACCGAGATCACCGCGATGCTGGAGATCGCCGACCACGCGGCCGTGCAGTTGCGCGAGCCGGTCCGCGGCCTGCTGTGGATCACCGGCTGGCTGCGCACGCTCGACCCGCGGGAGGCGCGCACCGCGTGCCTCGACGTGGCCGACGAGCGCCCGGACCCGCGCCTGCTGGACGTGGGCCACGGCGCGTCGGTGCTGCGGCTGAGCCCGGCGTCGCTGGTGGTGGCCGACGCGGAGGGCACGACGTCGCTGCGCCCGGAGCTGTTCGCGCAGGCCGACCCGGACCCGTTCCACCGGCAGGAGGACCACTGGCTGCGGCACCTGGAGCTGTCCCACCGGGACGTGGTGGGCCTGCTGGCCGGGCACCTGCCGGAGCAGCTGCGCGGTGGCCACGTCCGCCCGCTCGGCCTGGACCGGTTCGGGCTGCGGCTGCGGGTGGAGACCACCGAGGAGGACCACGACGTGCGGATCGCGTTCTCCCGCCCGGTGTCCACGGCGGGTGAGCTGGCGGTGGAGCTGCGCAGGCTGATGGGCTGCCCGTTCCTGGCGCAACGGGGCTAA